In Belonocnema kinseyi isolate 2016_QV_RU_SX_M_011 chromosome 4, B_treatae_v1, whole genome shotgun sequence, a single window of DNA contains:
- the LOC117171272 gene encoding receptor expression-enhancing protein 5-like isoform X1, translating to MARIVAMKETLEKTLNDESRPWTKYLALAEQKSGVSRLYLFIGAVVFLALYLILGVGQQLVCNIIGFVYPAYCSMKALESPSKDDDTKWLTYWVTFAVFTIIEFFSEYIVCWFPVYWLIKCLFYVWLMAPSEYNGSLMLYRKVIRPRFVQYQPRVDKLLSNAGEIAKKAAANALLTEKKE from the exons ATGGCTCGAATCGTAGCTATGAAAGAAACACTCGAGAAGACGTTGAACGACGAAAGCAGACCCTGGACAAAGTACCTTGCACTTGCAGAGCAAAAGTCTGGAGTCAGCAGACTCTACCTTTTTATag ggGCGGTGGTATTTTTGGCATTGTACTTGATTCTGGGCGTAGGACAGCAACTGGTATGCAATATAATTGGATTTGTGTACCCAGCCTACTGTTCCATGAAAGCACTTGAAAGCCCAAGCAAAGACGATGACACAAAATGGCTAACGTATTGGGTTACGTTTGCTGTTTTCACGATCATCGAGTTCTTCTCCGAGTACATCGTGTGCTGGTTTCCGGTGTATTGGTTAATAAAG TGCCTTTTCTACGTTTGGCTGATGGCTCCCTCTGAATACAACGGATCTCTGATGCTATACCGGAAAGTTATCCGTCCCAGATTCGTGCAGTACCAGCCCCGAGTTGATAAATTATTGTCTAACGCTGGCGAAATcg CAAAGAAAGCTGCAGCAAATGCACTCCTGACCGAGAAGAAGGAATAA
- the LOC117171272 gene encoding receptor expression-enhancing protein 5-like isoform X2, with translation MTSNLCKGAVVFLALYLILGVGQQLVCNIIGFVYPAYCSMKALESPSKDDDTKWLTYWVTFAVFTIIEFFSEYIVCWFPVYWLIKCLFYVWLMAPSEYNGSLMLYRKVIRPRFVQYQPRVDKLLSNAGEIAKKAAANALLTEKKE, from the exons ATGACATCGAATCTGTGCAAAG ggGCGGTGGTATTTTTGGCATTGTACTTGATTCTGGGCGTAGGACAGCAACTGGTATGCAATATAATTGGATTTGTGTACCCAGCCTACTGTTCCATGAAAGCACTTGAAAGCCCAAGCAAAGACGATGACACAAAATGGCTAACGTATTGGGTTACGTTTGCTGTTTTCACGATCATCGAGTTCTTCTCCGAGTACATCGTGTGCTGGTTTCCGGTGTATTGGTTAATAAAG TGCCTTTTCTACGTTTGGCTGATGGCTCCCTCTGAATACAACGGATCTCTGATGCTATACCGGAAAGTTATCCGTCCCAGATTCGTGCAGTACCAGCCCCGAGTTGATAAATTATTGTCTAACGCTGGCGAAATcg CAAAGAAAGCTGCAGCAAATGCACTCCTGACCGAGAAGAAGGAATAA